DNA from Brachyspira aalborgi:
TAGCTCGATAATTTGCTGGACTGCGTTTATATTAGTTTCTTTGATTAAGATAATTTTATTTTTTAAGCGTAAATTATATAATTAGATTTTTTAAATATCGTCAAATAATTTTGGGTCGCTCGTTTTTAATTTCCACTCGCCCGTAGTTTTATTTGGAATTGCAACTTCTTCTAAAATATCTTTTATGTATTCTTCATCTGGCGTTATTCCATTTTTTAATAATGGGATAACTTCAAGGCATATATCGTCAAAAGTAGATTTTTCATTTCTTCTCTCCGCTCCTCGTAAAAATGAAAGAATAAAATATTTAGCCCTTACTTTTATATCTATTTGACTTTTAAATTTTTGCCCTTGTCTAATATGATATTTTCCGCTTGAGCTATCATAATCAAAATTTTGATTAATAAAAGCGGTTAAATCTTTAAACATTTCACCTAATTCATGCAAAAATCCGAGTTCCAATCCTCTAGTTTCTAGTTCCGAATTTATCTCTTCTAAAGTAGCGCCGTTATCTCTTGCAATTAACGCTTCTACATTATTTAATACCAATTCAAATGTATCTCCAACTTTATTCTTAATTCTAGTTTTCGGATTATCGACTTTCTTAAAATGCAAAATTAATTGTCCGCTTAACACGGTAGCTGGATTTTGTATTTTTTTAAAAGTTTTTTTTCCGTTATCTTGCCTAACGCTTCCAACATATTCAAAACCAACCTCTTCGGCAGCGTCAACCAATAGTTGCCAAAGTTGAGGGTCTTGATGTTGAAATACAAAACTTAACCAACGATTAAACTTTAAAACTCTATACATTTCTTTTATGCTATTTTTCATTAAAGAAATATATTCATCTCGGCTTTTATTCAAACTTCCTTTTTCTATACATTCTTTTTCTCTTAATTTTTTATCAACTGAAAAATCAAGCCAAGCATTCCACATAGCACTTAAATCTAAATATGGAATTTTAGCTCCGTAAGGCGGGTCGGTATAAATATAATCGATACTTTTATCGTTAATCTCTTTAAGATTTGTAGCGTCCGCTTGAAATATTTTTTCTCCGTTTATAGCTTCTTCCCTATTCTTAATAGTTTTATTTAATGGGTAAAAATACGAATTGTAAAAATAAGGTGAATATTGCAACTCTTGTTTACCTTTTATAACTCTTTTAAATTTGCTTCTAAAATGATTTCCTATATCCAAAAATTCTGGCTCTTTAGCAATTCTATAACGATAATATCTAAATACTCCGCTATCTCCACCATTAGGTAGAGATTTGGCTCTATGAAAAGTTAAATTGCATCTCGTAATAGCGTTATAAAAAGCTAAAAATAAAGAATATCTCATTTCTTTATTTTTAGTAGTTTTTCGCATTATAAGTTTTCTTAAAATCGCCAACTCTACTAATTGAGTAGGCGAAAATAATTTTAAGACGGAATCGACATCGCTTCCTTTCGGTAAAATTTCGTCTTTCGGTATCCATAATATTTCTTCTTGTTTTTTTACGCTTGCCGTATTTCCAAATTCTTTATTTATAGCGTTTGGAAAATATTTTGCATTCTCTAAAATGGCTTTTGCTTCTTTTTCGTTTTTAGGTTTTAATTTTTCAAATTCGCTTAAAATCTCTTCTCCCAAATCGTATAAATCGCCCAAATCTACTTGAGAACTTAAAGCCTTTGTCATAAATACGGAAAGAGGATTTAAATCCGTATGAATTCCAAATCTATTATTCATCATAGATTCTATTGCCGTAACTCCGCTTCCCCCGAAAGGGTCAAGGACTATATCGCCTTCATCCGTAAAATTTCTAATATTTAAAGTTACAATGTCCCAACTTTGACGAGTAAAATACATAGTGCAACCATAATGTCTTGCTTTTGCTTGTTTCTTCGGGATTTCAATTCTTTTGGGCAAACTACGGGATAAATACCAATCGTCAGATTTTTTAGGCTTTTTATTATCGCTGCTAATATCTTGCCTTAAAGACGCTATAGGAGTAATAAGATATTGTTTTAAAAGCTCAAATTTAGAATTTAATTCTGTATTTAAATCAATTTCTAATATCAATTCTTGATTTGAAGTTTGATATAATGTTAAACTTCTGCCATTACATAGAGCATAAAATGGAGATTGCATTTTCGGATTAATAGCATAATAAAAGGCTTGTCTTTCGCTTTTACTTTTTGAATTTATATCAACATTAGGTTTTTTGGCATCCAATACACAATGAGGTTTGCCGTCTATATATAAAACATAATCGGGAATAATTAAATCTTTTGATTTTATAGATTTATTAGAACCTAAAATAGTATCACTAGTTAATTTAACGGAGCGTTTGAGAGTTAAACCTTCCTGCGATTTTTTACTTTCAAAACCCAATTCTTTTAATAAAGGAGCTATTATATCCTCTCTAACGGAATCCTCTTTAAAGTCTTTATTGTCTAATAATGAAAAATCAAAATCTAACATTTTATTTGCCTTGTATTAAATATTGAATTATTATACTTTATTAATGGTTAATTTTCAAGAGTTCATAATAATATCTTTTATTAATACAATTCTATTGCTTAAAAAAGTATGATATTAATTATTTTATGCCTAAAAGTCTTTTTAAAAAATCTAAAAAATATTCTCTTGTAGATTTGCTTACTCTTTTAAAATATTTTTCAACGACTCTTTTACCATCGTCAGAATCCGCTATTTCAATTACTCTGCACGTTCTATCATAAATCCATCTATCTCTATCTGGACGATTACAAACTTGATATTGCGGGATAATATTTCCTAATTCTAAAGGTTTGGAAGGATTTATATGTCCAGCTTGCAATTTTGTAATTTCATTTTTTCTAATATAATGTAATTCGCCTTCTCTTGAACCGCAAGTAGCACATCTGTAATTATATTCTTTTTTAAGCTCTTCAAAACTTTCGCTTTGTATTCCTTCTCTTCTATCTGGCTTATATGACGGATAAGGATTTTCTAAATCTATAAGTTTATAATAACCAGCGGGTATTTTTTCGTTTATATCTCCTCTTGTTCCAGAAATAATATTATAACCTTTTTGTTTGCTTAAATGTCTCGCCTGTTGAACATCGTTAGTTTCGGGATAAAATTGTCTTATAAAATCAGTAAGTTCTTGTTTTGATATAGCTTTAGTATTAGGATAATCCTTTGCCAAATATATTAAAGTTAATGCATCTTTTGTATAATTATTATTTTTATCATACAAATTTATAGGTTTTACTCCATATTTTTTAAGATATTTTTCATACATTGCAGAAATAACTTTATATATTTCTATAATTTCTTTTTTATTCATTTTTATTCCGATATTTCTAAAAATCTTTTTTCTATTCTTTTTTGAGTAATTTTAAAATATTTTTTTTCTATCTCAAAACCAATAAATTTACGATTATTTTCAAGCGAAGCTATAGCATGCGAACCGCTTCCAAAAAATGGGTCTAATACTATTTGCCCTTCTTGAGTAAAAAGTCTAACTAAATGCGATATTAGACGCACGGGTTTTCTTGTAAGATGTTTTATTTTTTCTTCGCTTTCATTATTTCTTATATGTTTAGATACTTCCATAACATTGCTTGGAAATCCGCCGTCTAAACTTTCTTTACTGTTAATAAGTCCTAATTTATATTCTTGCCAATTTTTAACAAAAGTCCCAATTTTAGGTTTTTGAGCTAAAACCATAGGCTCGATTCTAGGCTTTAATTGAGGAGTTTTCATTCCGTCCAATTCTTTAATAAGAACCTCTTTTTGAGATGTAGATAAAGTTTTATCTTTTTTTATAAAATGCGTTTGCGAAAACGCCTTTGCCTGCCCTTCATATTTCCAAACAAGCATATCTCTTATTTCAAATCCCGTCAAATCTAAACTCATTGCCATTCTATGATAAAGTCTCGCTTGAGAAAAAACTATACAAAATCCGCCAGGTTTTAAAACTCTAAAAAATTCATTAGATAGAGGATTCATAAACTCTTGCAATCTCTCTCCTTGAATTCTATCAAACTTCATACCGATAGGCAATCCTCCTATAATTCCCGATTTTTTAGCTTTATTCTGTAATCTCTTATCGTTCCATTCGTTTCCCATTCCGTCAATAAAATATGGCGGGTCGGTTACTATAAAGTCAATAGAATTATCTTTTAATCTTTTTATACCTTCTCTGCAATCTTCATTAAAAATTTGAAAATTTTGATTTATACCTATTTTTGATTTTATATATTCTCTATCTAATGTTATATAATAAGACATTTTTAATCCTTAACTATTTATATAAAAATATTAGACTTTCTAGCGCCTTCTAAAAGTTCCGCCGCATGCTTTATGCTCGCTTCGGTTATCTCTTTTCCCGTTATCATTCTTGCAATTTCGCCTACTCTCGTATTTTCGTTAAGCTCTTCTATAGTTGAAGTTACATTATCTTCGCCTTCGTTTTTAATAACCTTAAAATGAGTATTTGCATATATCGCAATCTGCGCTAAATGAGTGACACTTAAAATTTGTTTTCGTTTCGATAACGCTGCGATTTTCTCGCCTATAACTTCCGCTATTCTTCCACCAACTCCGACATCAATCTCGTCAAATACCATAGTCTCGCAGTAATCTCCTAAAGATAAAACATTTTTAAGCGAAAGCATTATTCTCGATATCTCGCCACCCGAAGCTATTTTTCTTAAAGGCTGAAATATGCTCTGTTTATTTGGTGCGATTATAAATTCTATATTGTCGATTCCATAAGCGTTTGCCTTTATATTAACTCCGTCAACGATTAATATTCCCTCTTCGTCCTCATCCGACATTATTTCAACATCGAATTTTGTTGATGACATTCCCAAATCGTTCATTTCCGATTCAATCGCTTTTATAAATTCTTCTTTTCTGTTATGTCTTATATTAGAAATTTCTTTTGCTAAAATAGAAGTTTTTTTTCTTAATTCTTCAATTTCCGATTTTAAATTTATAATATCTTCTTCTGAAAAATTTAAAGATTCCAATTTTTCTTTAGATTCTTTCGCATAATTTAAAATCTCTTTTATGCTTGAGCCGTATTTTTTCTTCAAATTATTAATAAAAAATAATCTTTCGTTTAAAGATTCCAACTCTCTCGGGTCGAATTTTGTTTTCGCTCTTATCTCGCTTAAAATATTTTTTATATCTTCCAAATTTAAAGCCAATTCTTCAATTTGAGAAGATAAATCGGATAATCTGCCGTCATATTGCGAAATTGACTGAAGAATATTCACGCTTCTTGTTAATTTCAAATAAGCTCCCGATTCGTTTCCGAAAATATCTTTATTAACTACAGACAATGAAGACGCTATACTCTCGGCGTTCGACATCACGGCTATATCGTTTTTTATCTCTTCGTCTTCGTTAGGTTTCAAATTCGCTTTTTCTATTTCGTCTATCGCGTATTCCAAAAACGATTTTTCTTTGATTATATTATTTT
Protein-coding regions in this window:
- a CDS encoding DNA methyltransferase translates to MLDFDFSLLDNKDFKEDSVREDIIAPLLKELGFESKKSQEGLTLKRSVKLTSDTILGSNKSIKSKDLIIPDYVLYIDGKPHCVLDAKKPNVDINSKSKSERQAFYYAINPKMQSPFYALCNGRSLTLYQTSNQELILEIDLNTELNSKFELLKQYLITPIASLRQDISSDNKKPKKSDDWYLSRSLPKRIEIPKKQAKARHYGCTMYFTRQSWDIVTLNIRNFTDEGDIVLDPFGGSGVTAIESMMNNRFGIHTDLNPLSVFMTKALSSQVDLGDLYDLGEEILSEFEKLKPKNEKEAKAILENAKYFPNAINKEFGNTASVKKQEEILWIPKDEILPKGSDVDSVLKLFSPTQLVELAILRKLIMRKTTKNKEMRYSLFLAFYNAITRCNLTFHRAKSLPNGGDSGVFRYYRYRIAKEPEFLDIGNHFRSKFKRVIKGKQELQYSPYFYNSYFYPLNKTIKNREEAINGEKIFQADATNLKEINDKSIDYIYTDPPYGAKIPYLDLSAMWNAWLDFSVDKKLREKECIEKGSLNKSRDEYISLMKNSIKEMYRVLKFNRWLSFVFQHQDPQLWQLLVDAAEEVGFEYVGSVRQDNGKKTFKKIQNPATVLSGQLILHFKKVDNPKTRIKNKVGDTFELVLNNVEALIARDNGATLEEINSELETRGLELGFLHELGEMFKDLTAFINQNFDYDSSSGKYHIRQGQKFKSQIDIKVRAKYFILSFLRGAERRNEKSTFDDICLEVIPLLKNGITPDEEYIKDILEEVAIPNKTTGEWKLKTSDPKLFDDI
- a CDS encoding DNA-methyltransferase, giving the protein MSYYITLDREYIKSKIGINQNFQIFNEDCREGIKRLKDNSIDFIVTDPPYFIDGMGNEWNDKRLQNKAKKSGIIGGLPIGMKFDRIQGERLQEFMNPLSNEFFRVLKPGGFCIVFSQARLYHRMAMSLDLTGFEIRDMLVWKYEGQAKAFSQTHFIKKDKTLSTSQKEVLIKELDGMKTPQLKPRIEPMVLAQKPKIGTFVKNWQEYKLGLINSKESLDGGFPSNVMEVSKHIRNNESEEKIKHLTRKPVRLISHLVRLFTQEGQIVLDPFFGSGSHAIASLENNRKFIGFEIEKKYFKITQKRIEKRFLEISE
- the recN gene encoding DNA repair protein RecN, whose amino-acid sequence is MLKYLEIRNFVLIDKLKINFNNGFNVLTGETGAGKSIIISALELITGEKGSIRMVGSNGDRLIVMGCFSLQSSSNIVKSKLKEWNIEINNNELNIKREITKDGKSKSFINNIGVRIAELKELGDLIVDIHGQHEHQSLFNPANHLNFYDSFLNIEDKLEIYKEHYNKLTKLIKQYNEISQNKNNIIKEKSFLEYAIDEIEKANLKPNEDEEIKNDIAVMSNAESIASSLSVVNKDIFGNESGAYLKLTRSVNILQSISQYDGRLSDLSSQIEELALNLEDIKNILSEIRAKTKFDPRELESLNERLFFINNLKKKYGSSIKEILNYAKESKEKLESLNFSEEDIINLKSEIEELRKKTSILAKEISNIRHNRKEEFIKAIESEMNDLGMSSTKFDVEIMSDEDEEGILIVDGVNIKANAYGIDNIEFIIAPNKQSIFQPLRKIASGGEISRIMLSLKNVLSLGDYCETMVFDEIDVGVGGRIAEVIGEKIAALSKRKQILSVTHLAQIAIYANTHFKVIKNEGEDNVTSTIEELNENTRVGEIARMITGKEITEASIKHAAELLEGARKSNIFI